A genomic stretch from uncultured Cohaesibacter sp. includes:
- a CDS encoding TRAP transporter large permease: MVSPIFAVYFLILLVIGVPVLFALGLSPAIALLQADKVLFMNLLYQRLYAGLDNFLLLALPFFMLAGEFMVNGGITTRIISFSQKMVQHMRGGLGHVVIISATLFGALTGSSVAATSAIGNMMIPEMERFKYDRTYAAAITAAATVLGTIIPPSGIMLIYAFVMNTSVAAMFMSGIVPGLILCIALMLVNRWQILKYPAVEQFERAPRAERSAAFKAAILPLLTPVIILGGIYGGIFTPTEAAAVAVFYAFVLSVFIMRILKLKDVFPMFVRIGINAGAILIIVAAASGFASAISLSGVAEHITKFFYSVTDNPYLLFFIMNIFLFFVGMFLDAGPAILIFAPILAPIMTNVGIDPIHFGVVMVVNLSIGLATPPMGLVLFVASGVSGVPLQKISKAIIPFLLAEAMVIFIISFFPSLVIGLPKLLGMM; the protein is encoded by the coding sequence ATGGTTTCTCCGATCTTTGCCGTTTATTTCCTGATCCTTCTGGTTATCGGCGTTCCGGTTCTTTTTGCGCTCGGGCTATCCCCGGCCATCGCCTTGTTGCAAGCTGACAAGGTGCTGTTCATGAACCTTCTCTATCAACGTCTATATGCAGGCCTGGACAATTTTCTGCTGCTCGCGCTGCCTTTCTTCATGCTGGCTGGCGAATTCATGGTCAACGGCGGTATCACCACACGCATCATCAGTTTCTCGCAGAAAATGGTGCAGCATATGCGCGGTGGGCTTGGTCACGTGGTAATCATTTCCGCCACCCTGTTTGGTGCTCTTACCGGCTCCTCTGTGGCGGCCACCTCCGCCATTGGCAATATGATGATCCCTGAGATGGAGCGCTTCAAATATGATCGCACCTATGCGGCTGCGATCACGGCCGCGGCGACAGTTCTGGGTACGATCATTCCTCCCAGCGGTATCATGCTGATTTATGCCTTTGTGATGAATACCTCGGTTGCGGCCATGTTCATGTCTGGCATTGTGCCCGGCCTGATCCTGTGCATTGCCCTCATGCTTGTGAACCGCTGGCAGATTTTGAAATATCCAGCCGTCGAGCAGTTTGAGCGTGCTCCGCGTGCCGAGCGCAGCGCGGCATTCAAGGCGGCGATTCTGCCACTGCTGACACCGGTCATTATTCTGGGCGGCATCTATGGGGGCATTTTCACGCCAACCGAAGCGGCGGCAGTGGCGGTCTTTTATGCCTTTGTCCTGTCCGTCTTCATCATGCGCATTTTGAAGCTCAAGGATGTGTTCCCGATGTTTGTGCGCATCGGCATCAATGCCGGCGCAATCCTGATCATTGTGGCCGCCGCCAGCGGGTTTGCATCGGCCATCTCCCTTTCCGGTGTGGCTGAACATATAACGAAGTTCTTCTATTCAGTGACGGACAATCCCTACCTGTTGTTCTTCATCATGAATATCTTCCTGTTCTTTGTCGGTATGTTCCTGGATGCCGGTCCGGCGATCCTGATCTTTGCGCCCATTCTGGCTCCGATCATGACCAATGTGGGCATCGACCCGATCCATTTCGGCGTTGTCATGGTGGTCAATCTGTCCATCGGGCTGGCAACGCCGCCGATGGGGCTGGTGCTCTTCGTGGCTTCCGGCGTGTCCGGTGTGCCGTTGCAGAAGATTTCCAAAGCGATCATTCCGTTCCTGTTAGCGGAAGCCATGGTGATCTTCATTATTTCGTTCTTCCCCTCACTCGTTATCGGCTTGCCGAAACTGCTTGGAATGATGTGA
- the dctP gene encoding TRAP transporter substrate-binding protein DctP → MNIKALGLSILTAGLLTAAAQAADYKLTVPHVTNIDSYNHQSLLVFKNFVENHSNGAIEVDIYPSGQLCGNARECLSGVQSGIFDYFQTTIPELANYWAPVGAFDLPYMLPSDRVAECVYDNEDFLSEVRSNLLKETGNLRLMMVSNSGGWRNFATTDKQIKSPDDIKGLKIRTVPAPTQQELVKALGGAPTPISWPEVYTALSTGVVDGTKNGIVDITTMKFEESLNYIILDGHAYMGGVWVMNNDRFEAFPDDLKRVIIDGVAAQNQFLRVYPKWKEYDAYETFRKAGGTVYTPTPEEKKAFQEATAPVRDFFIDQVGEPGKEWLDRFESEIKSCEAKLDADFIKASE, encoded by the coding sequence ATGAATATCAAGGCACTCGGTCTGTCCATACTGACCGCCGGTCTGCTTACTGCCGCAGCGCAGGCCGCAGACTATAAACTGACGGTCCCGCATGTGACCAACATCGATAGCTACAATCATCAATCGCTTTTGGTGTTCAAGAATTTCGTTGAGAATCATTCCAACGGTGCGATCGAAGTCGACATCTATCCAAGTGGCCAGCTATGCGGCAATGCCCGCGAGTGCCTGTCCGGTGTTCAGTCTGGCATCTTTGACTATTTCCAGACCACCATCCCTGAACTGGCCAATTATTGGGCTCCGGTTGGCGCATTCGACCTGCCATATATGCTGCCCAGTGACCGGGTAGCCGAATGCGTCTATGACAATGAGGATTTCCTGTCTGAAGTGCGTTCCAATCTGCTCAAGGAGACGGGCAACCTGCGTCTGATGATGGTGTCCAACTCCGGCGGCTGGCGCAATTTTGCAACCACCGACAAGCAGATCAAATCCCCTGACGATATCAAGGGCTTGAAGATCCGTACGGTCCCTGCACCAACCCAGCAGGAATTGGTCAAGGCCCTTGGTGGTGCTCCGACCCCGATTTCCTGGCCAGAGGTTTATACCGCCCTTTCTACTGGCGTTGTTGACGGCACCAAGAATGGCATCGTCGATATCACCACCATGAAATTCGAGGAAAGCCTGAATTACATCATCCTTGATGGCCACGCCTATATGGGCGGTGTTTGGGTCATGAATAATGACCGCTTTGAAGCCTTCCCCGATGATCTCAAACGGGTCATCATCGATGGTGTTGCAGCCCAGAACCAGTTCCTGCGCGTTTATCCCAAATGGAAGGAATATGATGCGTACGAAACCTTCCGTAAGGCTGGCGGCACGGTTTACACGCCAACCCCTGAAGAAAAGAAGGCCTTCCAGGAAGCAACTGCACCGGTAAGAGATTTCTTCATCGATCAAGTCGGTGAACCGGGCAAGGAATGGCTGGACCGCTTTGAGAGTGAAATCAAATCTTGCGAAGCCAAGCTGGATGCAGATTTCATCAAGGCATCCGAGTAA
- a CDS encoding enolase C-terminal domain-like protein, with translation MATKITNVVVRDIRFPTSRNLDGSDAMNAISDYSATYVTLQTDSDLEGSGLTFTIGRGNDLCVVAARELAEMFVIGQTLEDITADFGAFWHKLVAGDCQLRWVGPEKGLVHLATAALVNALWDMWAKSQGKPVWKMLVDMSPEELVRCVDFTYISDILTPYEAIGLLRKAQPGKAAREAEMLEKGFPGYTTAAGWLGYSEEKMRRLAREAVADGWTHLKQKIGADIEQDVRRAQILREELGWDRHLMMDANQNWDVDLAVENMRRLAEFNPLWIEEPTSPDDVLGHRAIKDRISPIGIATGEHAHNRVMFKQFFQAGAMDFCQLDPARLGGVNEVLAVLLMAAKFGVPVCPHGGGVGLCQYSLNIVLFDYIAVTGNLENRVLEYVDHLHENFKEPLTVKKGRYYPNPLPGYGATMKADSLDRFEFPNGAEWAEEAK, from the coding sequence ATGGCAACCAAAATTACAAATGTCGTTGTACGCGATATCCGCTTCCCAACGTCGCGCAATCTTGATGGCTCTGACGCCATGAATGCAATCTCCGACTATTCGGCAACCTATGTGACGCTCCAGACCGATAGCGATCTGGAAGGCTCGGGCCTCACTTTCACCATTGGTCGGGGCAACGATCTGTGCGTTGTCGCTGCGCGTGAATTGGCGGAAATGTTCGTCATAGGTCAGACTCTGGAAGACATCACTGCCGACTTCGGTGCCTTCTGGCACAAGCTGGTGGCTGGGGACTGTCAGTTGCGTTGGGTTGGTCCTGAAAAGGGGTTGGTTCATCTGGCAACCGCTGCGCTCGTCAACGCCCTCTGGGACATGTGGGCCAAATCGCAGGGCAAACCGGTCTGGAAAATGCTGGTCGACATGAGCCCGGAAGAGCTGGTGCGTTGCGTAGACTTTACCTACATTTCCGACATTCTGACCCCATATGAAGCAATCGGCCTTCTGCGCAAGGCACAGCCGGGCAAGGCTGCACGCGAAGCGGAAATGCTTGAAAAGGGCTTCCCGGGATACACCACAGCAGCGGGCTGGCTTGGCTATTCGGAAGAAAAAATGCGCCGTCTGGCGCGTGAAGCTGTCGCGGATGGCTGGACCCATCTTAAGCAGAAGATTGGTGCGGATATCGAGCAGGATGTCCGCCGCGCCCAGATTCTGAGAGAGGAACTGGGGTGGGATCGTCACCTGATGATGGACGCCAACCAGAATTGGGATGTGGATCTGGCGGTCGAGAATATGCGTCGTCTGGCCGAATTCAACCCGCTCTGGATTGAAGAGCCCACCAGCCCGGACGATGTTCTTGGCCACCGCGCCATCAAGGATCGTATCAGCCCAATTGGTATCGCAACCGGCGAGCATGCTCACAACCGTGTCATGTTCAAGCAGTTCTTCCAGGCTGGCGCCATGGATTTCTGCCAGCTTGATCCGGCGCGCCTTGGGGGCGTCAATGAAGTGCTGGCCGTGTTGCTCATGGCTGCGAAATTCGGTGTGCCTGTCTGTCCGCATGGCGGCGGGGTAGGGCTCTGCCAGTATTCTCTCAATATCGTGCTGTTCGATTATATCGCAGTGACAGGCAATCTTGAAAACCGGGTGCTCGAATATGTCGATCACCTTCATGAGAATTTCAAGGAACCGCTTACCGTGAAGAAGGGGCGCTACTATCCGAACCCGCTTCCAGGCTACGGGGCAACCATGAAAGCGGATTCGCTGGATCGGTTCGAGTTCCCCAATGGTGCCGAATGGGCAGAAGAAGCCAAATAG
- a CDS encoding L-fucose/L-arabinose isomerase family protein, translating into MSVERPCVGVVALGRPTFDVPYAEEILAKAWQNLEKLDVELVGKPQLLFDAEAVLAALPHLKARKLDMLLLLQVTFTDATMTVELGKEIDAPLVMWSFPEARTGGRLRLNSFCGVNLASHALSRNNLGIDYIHDVPDSTAAREQLMVLARAGAVVNDLNGARMKLVGHHPDGFDACNFKAEQLKETFGVEVDQTPILDFINEVKKLPDSVSDAPYERRAKDFPNLSELDQDATRKTLKVYSKLRQDADDNGYKGIAVRCWPDFFTEYGCAACGALALLNEDHTPGGCEADMLGVLTSVVLQNASGGSVFNTDLVDVNIEDDTIVFWHCGQAPIDMADRDQPIQGTIHSNRKLPLLSEFALKPGRITVARFSQGHEKLRLVLAGAEMIKAPLAFSGTAGTAKPDIPVADFLDRMISEGLEHHTALTYGDHRPVLRAIAKRLGIEVVELT; encoded by the coding sequence ATGTCCGTTGAAAGACCGTGCGTCGGAGTTGTTGCCTTGGGCAGGCCGACTTTTGATGTTCCCTATGCAGAAGAAATTCTGGCCAAGGCTTGGCAAAATCTCGAAAAACTGGATGTTGAGCTGGTTGGAAAGCCCCAGCTGTTGTTTGATGCGGAGGCAGTGCTGGCCGCTTTGCCACATCTCAAAGCCCGCAAACTTGACATGCTGCTATTGCTGCAAGTGACATTCACCGATGCTACTATGACCGTGGAGCTCGGTAAAGAAATTGATGCGCCTCTGGTTATGTGGTCCTTCCCGGAAGCGCGCACCGGTGGCCGCTTGCGTCTCAATTCATTTTGCGGGGTCAATCTGGCCAGCCATGCATTGAGTCGCAATAATCTCGGTATCGACTATATTCATGATGTACCCGACAGCACCGCTGCACGTGAGCAGCTTATGGTTCTGGCGCGCGCGGGTGCCGTGGTCAACGATCTGAATGGCGCACGCATGAAGCTGGTGGGGCACCATCCCGATGGCTTCGATGCTTGCAACTTCAAGGCCGAGCAGCTCAAGGAGACTTTCGGCGTCGAAGTGGACCAAACCCCGATCCTCGATTTCATCAATGAAGTCAAGAAACTGCCAGATTCGGTCTCCGATGCGCCTTATGAACGGCGCGCCAAGGATTTCCCCAATCTTTCCGAGCTCGATCAGGATGCAACCCGCAAGACCCTGAAGGTCTATTCCAAGCTGCGTCAGGATGCCGATGACAACGGCTATAAAGGCATTGCTGTGCGCTGCTGGCCTGATTTTTTCACCGAATATGGATGCGCGGCTTGTGGTGCGTTGGCCTTGCTCAATGAAGACCACACCCCCGGTGGTTGCGAAGCGGACATGCTTGGCGTGCTCACCTCTGTCGTGTTGCAGAATGCCTCTGGCGGCAGTGTCTTCAATACCGATCTTGTTGACGTCAATATCGAGGATGACACCATCGTCTTCTGGCATTGCGGACAGGCACCGATCGATATGGCAGACAGGGATCAGCCCATTCAGGGAACGATCCATTCCAACCGCAAATTGCCGCTTCTGTCCGAATTTGCCCTCAAACCCGGACGCATTACGGTTGCCCGCTTCTCTCAGGGGCATGAAAAACTGCGCCTCGTTCTGGCTGGGGCTGAAATGATCAAAGCGCCGCTTGCCTTCTCCGGCACGGCAGGAACGGCCAAGCCGGATATTCCTGTGGCTGATTTCCTTGATCGCATGATTTCCGAAGGCCTTGAGCATCACACCGCACTGACTTATGGCGATCATCGTCCGGTTTTACGTGCGATTGCAAAGCGCCTTGGAATTGAAGTGGTTGAACTGACCTGA
- a CDS encoding TRAP transporter small permease, whose amino-acid sequence MESSHKDVKKKRSPIDYASSLLGSISMWGVPVVVCVIFYEVTMRYVFVSPTLWANELSLWICGAVYLLAGVYAMRKRAHIRITVIYDIAPRWLQHVFDVISVALLGIYVMALVWGSYTDAVRKLISWETFGTAWDPPIPATLKPLLLIAFVLMLVQAISNLIMDWKDGEGES is encoded by the coding sequence ATGGAAAGCTCTCACAAGGACGTTAAGAAAAAACGGTCGCCGATTGATTATGCGTCTTCTCTTTTGGGAAGCATCAGCATGTGGGGCGTGCCTGTTGTTGTCTGTGTGATCTTCTATGAAGTCACGATGCGTTATGTTTTCGTCAGCCCCACCTTGTGGGCAAATGAGCTGTCTCTCTGGATTTGCGGGGCTGTCTATCTGCTTGCTGGCGTCTATGCCATGCGCAAGCGCGCTCATATCCGGATCACAGTGATCTATGATATTGCTCCGCGCTGGTTGCAGCATGTGTTCGATGTCATATCGGTGGCGCTTCTTGGCATATATGTGATGGCGCTGGTCTGGGGCAGCTACACGGATGCGGTCCGCAAGCTGATTTCCTGGGAGACCTTCGGAACCGCTTGGGATCCTCCCATTCCGGCGACGCTCAAGCCTTTGCTGCTGATCGCCTTCGTACTGATGCTGGTACAAGCGATTTCTAATCTGATCATGGACTGGAAAGACGGCGAAGGCGAAAGCTGA
- a CDS encoding TRAP transporter small permease has product MMLATIEKGLNAINTPLGKFGSWVGGLMLVIMTIIVLLQVLFRYILNMPLSWTDEASRFLMIYMTYLCLPLIYLQDKNIAMTFLLDALHGTRIRHLLMVMIHILAILTFLVWIKFGYDFFLRGTSHADSLPIKMNVIYIAPPLLMAITLLSALQKIVSELRQFFHFIPADDAPKA; this is encoded by the coding sequence ATGATGTTGGCAACAATTGAAAAAGGCCTCAATGCCATCAATACGCCTTTGGGCAAGTTCGGCAGTTGGGTGGGGGGCTTGATGCTGGTCATCATGACCATCATCGTGCTGCTACAGGTGCTTTTCCGCTATATCCTGAATATGCCATTGAGCTGGACCGATGAAGCCTCGCGCTTTCTGATGATCTACATGACTTATCTGTGCCTGCCGCTGATCTATCTGCAGGACAAGAATATCGCCATGACCTTTTTGCTTGATGCTCTGCATGGCACCCGGATACGCCATCTGCTCATGGTCATGATTCATATACTTGCCATCCTCACATTTCTGGTTTGGATCAAGTTCGGCTACGACTTCTTCCTGCGCGGCACCAGCCATGCAGACAGCCTGCCGATCAAGATGAATGTCATCTATATTGCTCCGCCGCTTCTGATGGCCATCACGCTGCTTTCCGCTTTGCAGAAGATTGTTTCCGAGCTGCGTCAGTTTTTTCACTTCATACCAGCCGATGACGCGCCCAAAGCCTGA
- a CDS encoding TRAP transporter large permease subunit, which yields MDAGLISAVLLMGMLFLLAIGMPLAFASGLLAVAVMAMKFGVGMLFSHFGMGPLNILAQRIYGVLTNYALISVPLFIFMALMLERSGIAKDMYSSLNMWLSRTRGGIAIVTSIMAIVMAAMSGIIGGEVVLLGLIALPQMLRLGYNQSLAIGTICASGTLGTMIPPSIVLIMYGLVTETSIHSLFKAAFFPGFMLGGFYIIYIIIRTRLNPSLAPLPELDEKQLVGIEKTKCFVTLLGWMLAVWGAGRLAHGAAIEIQNAFGGLRPEEYLPYSMQEHLMSLGALLIGWLGTRLAFGQAIIAETWRMSKGLVAPFIIVGVVLGSIYGGITGITEAAGMGSIIVLIIVAVRKELNFNLIRQAASQTFVSTGSILSITMGATALAGAYTMAGGPTYIANLIIGADMPTYGVLLIMMVIFLFLGAFMDWVGIVLLVMPVFLPIIVELPRAELGLLGPMVDHASLVPIWFGVVFTVAMQVAFLSPPFGPAAFFLKSVAPPHITLPDIFKGFIPFIGIQVLVLLLVLFFPELTMVFL from the coding sequence ATGGATGCGGGATTAATCTCGGCCGTATTGCTAATGGGAATGTTGTTTCTTCTAGCGATCGGTATGCCACTAGCATTTGCATCCGGCCTACTCGCCGTTGCCGTCATGGCGATGAAGTTTGGCGTTGGAATGCTCTTCAGTCACTTTGGCATGGGGCCACTTAATATTCTGGCGCAACGCATTTATGGGGTCCTGACCAACTATGCGCTGATTTCCGTGCCGCTTTTTATCTTCATGGCCTTGATGCTCGAGCGATCGGGCATCGCCAAGGATATGTATAGCAGCCTTAATATGTGGCTTTCGCGAACCCGGGGCGGGATCGCTATCGTCACCTCTATCATGGCGATTGTCATGGCCGCCATGTCCGGCATTATCGGTGGCGAAGTGGTCTTGCTGGGCCTTATCGCGCTGCCGCAGATGCTGCGACTTGGTTATAACCAGAGCCTTGCCATCGGCACCATTTGTGCCAGCGGTACCCTTGGAACAATGATCCCCCCGTCGATCGTTCTCATCATGTATGGGCTGGTCACGGAAACATCGATCCATTCCCTGTTCAAGGCAGCCTTCTTTCCGGGCTTCATGCTCGGTGGGTTCTATATCATCTATATCATCATCCGCACCCGCCTCAATCCATCACTGGCACCATTGCCTGAACTGGACGAAAAGCAGCTTGTCGGAATTGAGAAAACCAAATGCTTCGTCACATTGCTTGGCTGGATGCTGGCTGTATGGGGCGCCGGGCGTCTGGCTCATGGGGCTGCAATCGAAATCCAGAATGCTTTTGGCGGTCTGCGCCCTGAGGAATATCTGCCTTATTCAATGCAGGAACACCTGATGTCCCTTGGTGCTCTGCTCATTGGCTGGCTCGGAACCCGGCTGGCCTTTGGTCAGGCGATCATCGCTGAAACCTGGCGCATGTCCAAAGGCCTTGTCGCGCCGTTCATTATCGTGGGCGTGGTTCTGGGCTCGATCTATGGCGGTATCACCGGTATCACGGAAGCTGCTGGCATGGGCTCGATCATCGTCCTGATCATCGTGGCCGTCCGCAAGGAACTGAACTTCAATCTGATCCGGCAGGCCGCGAGCCAGACCTTTGTTTCAACCGGTTCCATCCTGTCGATCACCATGGGTGCCACGGCTCTGGCTGGCGCCTATACCATGGCGGGCGGTCCCACCTATATCGCCAATCTCATCATCGGTGCAGATATGCCGACCTACGGCGTCCTGCTGATCATGATGGTGATCTTCCTGTTCCTGGGGGCCTTCATGGACTGGGTTGGCATCGTTCTGCTGGTCATGCCGGTTTTCCTGCCGATCATTGTCGAGCTGCCCCGCGCTGAACTGGGACTTCTCGGGCCCATGGTCGATCACGCATCCCTCGTGCCGATCTGGTTCGGTGTGGTCTTTACCGTGGCGATGCAGGTTGCGTTCCTGTCGCCTCCGTTTGGTCCGGCTGCTTTCTTTCTCAAGTCGGTTGCGCCTCCGCACATCACCTTGCCTGACATTTTTAAGGGCTTCATCCCCTTTATCGGAATTCAGGTTCTGGTTCTGCTGCTGGTGCTCTTCTTCCCTGAGCTGACAATGGTCTTTCTCTAG
- a CDS encoding alpha-glucosidase, protein MHKSRSRDNHMKFERSETGFILSHKDQIVLRHFHSSPILFVGTGNATYDMYRGNFDIKDYVSERIALRCFVIKGDGQAVRIEFHYEGEHQITLCAEETPEGRLKIGFLDAKEGLNRVWIRLDASKDEKIYGCGEQLTYFNLRGHNFPLWTSEPGVGRNKASYITWQADVKDRAGGDYYNTNYPQPTFVSSERYFVHLQTTAYADFDFRHSDFHELQCWAIPDYLLFDCEQSFPALVHNISGLFGTQPEMPDWVHDGVILGIQGGTETTLEKLHKAKAAGIKVAGAWCQDWQGIKITSFGKRLQWDWQWNPELYPELDSKIHELKREGIRFLGYINPYVLEDFPLYQEAASKGYLATRQDGSKYVVDFGEFYCGVVDFTKLEACEWYKGVIKTNMIDFGLDGWMADFGEYLPTDCTLANGKSAEIEHNDWPRRWAKINHEAIEEAGKTEEILFFMRAGYTGIQRYCHTLWAGDQCVNWNIDDGMPSVINGALSSGLLGNGIHHSDIGGYTTLHGMKRDRELFMRWAEMAAFTPMMRTHEGNRPADNHQFDTDTETLCHLARMTRIFTHLKPYIKAAVKENAMTGMPVQRPLFMHYEDDSLSYDVMYEYLFGRDLLVAPLYEQGATQRKLYLPPDQWIHIWSGAHYQGGWIDVDAPIGKPAVFYRASSADTVLFAKLQDAAEDLL, encoded by the coding sequence ATTCACAAGAGTAGATCGAGGGACAATCATATGAAATTCGAAAGATCCGAGACCGGTTTTATACTCTCGCACAAAGACCAGATCGTGCTGCGGCACTTTCATAGCTCACCCATCCTGTTTGTCGGCACAGGCAACGCCACCTACGATATGTATCGCGGCAATTTCGACATCAAGGACTATGTCAGCGAGCGCATTGCCTTGCGCTGCTTCGTGATCAAAGGTGACGGGCAGGCGGTTCGCATCGAGTTCCATTATGAAGGGGAACATCAGATTACGCTTTGTGCCGAGGAGACGCCGGAAGGCCGCCTCAAGATCGGGTTTCTTGATGCCAAAGAAGGCCTTAACAGAGTCTGGATCAGGCTTGATGCCAGCAAGGATGAAAAGATTTACGGCTGCGGCGAACAGCTCACCTACTTCAATCTCAGAGGTCACAATTTCCCGCTCTGGACTTCAGAGCCCGGCGTCGGGCGCAACAAGGCCAGTTACATCACCTGGCAGGCCGATGTCAAAGATCGGGCAGGGGGTGATTACTATAACACCAACTATCCGCAGCCGACCTTTGTCTCAAGCGAGCGCTATTTCGTGCATCTGCAAACCACGGCCTATGCCGATTTCGACTTCCGTCACTCAGACTTCCATGAATTGCAGTGCTGGGCCATTCCCGACTATCTGCTCTTTGATTGCGAGCAGAGCTTTCCGGCTCTGGTGCATAATATCTCCGGTCTATTCGGCACCCAGCCCGAGATGCCGGACTGGGTTCATGACGGTGTCATTCTGGGCATTCAGGGCGGCACCGAAACCACCCTTGAGAAATTGCACAAGGCCAAAGCCGCTGGCATCAAGGTGGCTGGTGCATGGTGTCAGGATTGGCAAGGCATCAAGATCACGTCCTTTGGCAAGCGCCTGCAATGGGACTGGCAGTGGAATCCGGAGCTCTACCCTGAACTCGATAGCAAGATCCATGAGTTGAAGCGCGAGGGTATTCGCTTTCTTGGCTATATCAATCCTTATGTGCTGGAAGATTTCCCGCTGTATCAAGAGGCTGCAAGCAAAGGCTATCTGGCAACCCGTCAGGACGGTTCCAAATATGTGGTCGATTTTGGAGAATTCTATTGCGGCGTGGTGGATTTCACCAAGCTCGAGGCCTGCGAATGGTATAAGGGCGTCATCAAGACCAACATGATCGATTTCGGTCTAGATGGCTGGATGGCTGACTTCGGCGAGTATCTGCCGACCGATTGCACCCTTGCCAATGGCAAGTCGGCAGAAATCGAGCATAACGACTGGCCACGTCGTTGGGCCAAGATCAACCACGAAGCCATCGAAGAGGCGGGCAAAACGGAAGAAATCCTGTTTTTCATGCGCGCTGGCTATACAGGCATTCAACGCTATTGCCACACTTTGTGGGCGGGCGATCAATGTGTGAACTGGAATATCGACGACGGCATGCCTTCCGTGATCAATGGTGCGCTGTCTTCAGGCCTGCTTGGCAATGGTATCCATCATTCGGACATTGGTGGTTACACCACATTGCATGGCATGAAACGGGATCGGGAACTGTTCATGCGTTGGGCTGAAATGGCGGCCTTCACCCCCATGATGCGCACCCATGAAGGCAACCGACCTGCCGACAATCACCAGTTTGACACGGACACAGAAACCCTTTGCCATCTTGCGCGCATGACGCGAATTTTCACTCACCTCAAGCCCTATATCAAGGCGGCCGTCAAAGAGAATGCCATGACCGGCATGCCGGTGCAGCGTCCACTCTTCATGCATTATGAGGACGACAGTCTGTCCTATGATGTTATGTATGAGTATCTGTTTGGCCGCGATCTGCTTGTGGCGCCGCTTTACGAGCAGGGCGCCACACAGCGCAAACTCTATCTGCCGCCGGATCAATGGATCCATATCTGGAGCGGGGCGCATTATCAAGGTGGCTGGATTGATGTGGATGCTCCCATTGGGAAGCCAGCCGTTTTTTATAGAGCGTCAAGCGCCGACACTGTGCTGTTTGCCAAGCTTCAGGACGCGGCCGAAGATTTGCTCTAG
- a CDS encoding ketose-bisphosphate aldolase: MAYISGTKLIERAWKDGYAIGAFSVHNAETTRAILKAAEEEQAPIMVMIGQKVINTMGLDEMKAIVDAFMAHITAPVAIHLDHSRQFPQTMAAARIGFHSLMFDGSGLDFDENCRITKTVAEVAHALGVGCEGEIGKIGGVEDDIAVDEADAMITTVAEAQEFVDRTDLDYLAISIGTAHGMYKAEPKLAFDRIKEIKEIVQKPLVMHGGSGVPDAQVERAIKLGIAKVNVDTELRQAFTYGAQAYWKESPEDFVLADSLGSAERVMKEKVKEKIRLFGSSGKASDF; encoded by the coding sequence ATGGCCTATATTTCCGGTACAAAACTGATTGAACGCGCATGGAAAGATGGATATGCGATCGGCGCCTTCAGCGTTCACAATGCTGAAACAACCCGCGCTATTCTCAAGGCAGCCGAAGAAGAGCAGGCTCCTATCATGGTGATGATCGGACAAAAAGTGATCAACACCATGGGTCTTGATGAAATGAAGGCCATTGTCGACGCCTTCATGGCTCATATCACTGCACCGGTTGCCATCCACCTCGATCATAGTCGTCAGTTCCCGCAAACCATGGCAGCGGCGCGCATCGGCTTCCATTCCCTGATGTTTGATGGCTCCGGCCTCGATTTTGACGAAAACTGTCGTATTACCAAAACCGTGGCAGAAGTCGCTCATGCTTTGGGCGTCGGCTGTGAAGGGGAAATCGGCAAGATTGGTGGCGTGGAAGATGACATCGCCGTAGATGAAGCCGATGCAATGATAACCACGGTGGCCGAAGCACAGGAATTTGTTGACCGTACCGATCTCGACTATCTGGCCATTTCGATTGGCACAGCCCATGGCATGTATAAGGCTGAACCCAAGCTGGCTTTCGACCGTATCAAGGAAATTAAGGAAATCGTGCAGAAGCCTTTGGTCATGCATGGCGGCTCAGGGGTACCGGACGCGCAGGTGGAACGCGCCATCAAGCTTGGTATTGCCAAAGTCAATGTTGATACAGAGCTGCGTCAAGCTTTCACCTATGGCGCTCAGGCCTATTGGAAAGAAAGCCCAGAAGATTTCGTTCTGGCAGACTCTTTGGGCTCTGCCGAACGCGTGATGAAAGAAAAGGTGAAAGAGAAAATTCGCCTGTTTGGCTCCAGCGGAAAAGCTTCTGATTTTTAA